The Alnus glutinosa chromosome 7, dhAlnGlut1.1, whole genome shotgun sequence genome includes a region encoding these proteins:
- the LOC133872739 gene encoding carbon catabolite repressor protein 4 homolog 1, producing the protein MLSVLRVHLPSDIPIVGCELTPYVLLRRPEKIVTTDDVPESAPLDGHFLRYKWYRIQSDKKVAVCSVHPSEQATLQCLGCVKAKIPVAKSYHCSPKCFSDAWQHHRVLHDRAASAVNENGNEEEELFGRFNSAGSAANLSASAANPSLTNGTTPLYPAAVTQRSGGETWFEVGRAKTYTPTADDIGHVLKFECVVVDAESKLPVGHVNTILTSRVIPAPSPSPRCVISVNGVDVMGHLDSDGRIATSGTFSVLSYNILSDVYATSELYSYCPSWALSWPYRRQNLLREIVGYHADIVCLQEVQSDHYDEFFSPELDKHGYVGLYKRKTSEVYSGNTNTIDGCATFFRRDRFSHVKKYEVEFNKAAQSWTDSQLPSAQKKTALNRLYKDNVALIVVLEAKFSNLGADNPGKRQLLCVANTHVNVHQDLKDVKIWQVHTLLKGLEKIAASADIPMLVCGDFNSIPGSAAHSLLAMGKVDPLHPDLAADPIGILRPNSKLVHQLPLVSAYSSFARMGVGHGLEQRRRMDPTSNEPLFTNCTRDFIGTLDYIFYTADSLTVESLLELLDEESLRKDTALPSPEWSSDHIALLAEFRCMPRARR; encoded by the exons atgCTGAGTGTGCTGCGGGTGCACCTTCCTTCTGATATCCCCATTGTAGGCTGCGAGCTCACGCCCTACGTTCTCCTCCGTCGTCCTGAAAAGATCGTCACCACCGACGATGTGCCCGAGTCCGCCCCGCTCGATGGCCATTTCTTGAGGTACAAGTG GTATCGTATACAAAGTGATAAAAAAGTTGCTGTCTGTAGTGTACATCCTTCTGAGCAAGCTACATTGCAGTGCCTAGGTTGTGTTAAGGCCAAAATACCTGTTGCCAAAAGTTACCATTGTTCTCCTAAGTGCTTCTCAGATGCATGGCAACATCATCGTGTTCTACATGACCGTGCTGCAAGTGCTGTAAATGAAAATGGAAATGAAGAGGAAGAGTTATTTGGGCGCTTCAACAGTGCAGGATCTGCAGCAAACTTATCTGCTTCTGCAGCAAATCCTAGCTTGACGAATGGTACAACACCATTGTATCCTGCTGCTGTTACACAAAGGAGTGGGGGTGAAACTTGGTTTGAAGTTGGACGCGCTAAAACATATACACCAACAGCTGATGATATTGGTCATGTTCTGAAGTTTGAATGTGTTGTAGTAGATGCTGAATCAAAACTACCTGTGGGCCATGTCAACACTATATTGACTTCTCGTGTCATACCAGCTCCCTCACCTAGTCCACGCTGTGTAATCTCAGTAAATGGAGTTGATGTGATGGGACATCTAGATTCAGATGGCCGTATTGCAACCTCAGGAACTTTTTCTGTGCTCTCTTACAACATTTTGTCTGATGTGTATGCAACAAGTGAATTATACAGTTACTGCCCCTCTTGGGCTCTTTCCTGGCCATATCGCAGACAAAATTTGTTAAGAGAAATAGTTGGCTACCATGCAGATATTGTTTGTCTTCAGGAG GTTCAAAGTGATCACTACGACGAGTTTTTTTCTCCTGAGCTGGACAAACATGGTTATGTTGGTCTATATAAGAGAAAAACGAGCGAG GTTTATAGTGGAAATACCAACACAATTGACGGTTGTGCAACATTTTTTCGGAGAGACAGATTTTCACATGTTAAAAAATATGAG GTTGAATTTAATAAGGCTGCCCAGTCTTGGACTGATAGTCAACTACCAAGTGCTCAGAAGAAAACTGCTCTAAACCGACTGTATAAG gATAATGTTGCACTAATAGTTGTCCTGGAAGCAAAATTCAGCAATCTGGGAGCTGATAATCCTGGGAAACGCCAGCTTCTTTGTGTG GCAAATACACATGTAAACGTTCACCAAGATTTAAAGGATGTAAAGATCTGGCAG GTTCATACTCTCCTGAAAGGATTGGAGAAAATAGCTGCTAGTGCAGACATTCCAATGTTGGTTTGTGGGGATTTTAATTCAATTCCTGGAAG TGCTGCTCATTCACTTCTTGCTATGGGGAAGGTGGATCCTTTGCATCCAGACTTGGCGGCAGATCCCATTGGCATCTTGCGTCCAAACAGCAAGCTGGTGCATCAGTTGCCACTC GTTAGTGCTTACTCATCCTTTGCAAGAATGGGGGTTGGCCATGGTTTGGAACAGCGGAGGAGAATGGACCCCACATCAAATGAACCCTTATTTACAAATTGCACTAGAGATTTCATTGGCACACTAGATTATATATTTTACACAG CGGACTCTTTGACGGTGGAATCCTTACTGGAGCTCTTGGATGAGGAGAGCTTGAGGAAGGACACAGCACTTCCTTCTCCAGAGTGGTCCTCTGATCATATAGCACTTTTAGCTGAATTTCGTTGCATGCCTAGAGCTAGACGTTGA
- the LOC133873500 gene encoding F-box protein At3g58530 encodes MEEAEAERTWNRETIPKVLRIVSTRLPQRDLISLLLVSPWLHRTLLSYPSLWLVLDLCEMGNAGNRLVAAISLPRYHHVKQIKLEFAQDIEDKHLELLKSKCSDSLQNLESLNLNGCQKISDKGIEAITSACPILKIFTIYWNVRITDMGMEHLVKNCKHVTDLNLSGCKNISDKSLQLVAENYPKLESLNLTRCIKLTDHGLLQIVFKCSFLQSLNLYALSGFTDEAYKKISLLAHLKFLDLCGAQNLSDEGLSCMAKCANLVSLNLTWCVRVTDAGVIAIAQGCTSLEFLSLFGIIGVTDECLEALSRSCSNTITTLDVNGCIGIKRRSRDELLHLFPYLKCFKVHS; translated from the exons ATggaagaagcagaagcagaGCGCACATGGAACAGAGAAACAATCCCAAAGGTCCTCAGAATTGTGAGCACGAGACTGCCTCAGAGAGACCTCATCTCTCTCCTTCTGGTCAGTCCATGGCTTCACCGTACCCTTCTCTCCTATCCTTCTCTCTGGCTG GTTCTTGATTTATGTGAGATGGGTAATGCCGGAAATCGGCTTGTAGCTGCTATTTCACTG CCGAGATATCATCATGTGAAGCAGATAAAGCTTGAATTTGCTCAAGATATTGAGGATAAACATCTCGAACTCCTTAAAAGCAAG TGCTCAGACTCTCTTCAAAACCTGGAGTCTTTGAATCTGAATGGCTGCCAAAAGATCTCTGATAAGGGAATTGAAGCTATAACCAGTGCCTGTCCTATACTGAAGATCTTCACTATCTATTGGAATGTCAG GATTACAGATATGGGTATGGAGCATCTGGTGAAGAACTGCAAACATGTAACCGATTTGAACTTAAGTGGTTGTAAG AATATTTCAGACAAAAGTTTGCAATTAGTTGCTGAGAATTATCCGAAGTTAGAGTCGTTGAACCTGACTAG GTGCATCAAATTAACAGATCATGGATTGCTGCAGATAGTGTTCAAATGCTCCTTTCTCCAGAGTCTAAACTTATATGCCCTTTCTGG CTTCACAGATGAAGCTTACAAGAAAATCTCTCTTCTAGCCCATCTTAAGTTCTTAGACCTATGTGGTGCCCAG AATCTATCAGATGAAGGACTTTCCTGTATGGCTAAATGCGCGAACCTTGTATCTCTCAATTTGACATG GTGCGTCCGAGTCACTGATGCTGGGGTCATAGCCATTGCACAGGGTTGCACCTCTCTAGAATTCCTTAG CTTGTTTGGAATAATTGGGGTGACTGATGAATGTCTGGAGGCCCTCTCAAGGTCATGCTCAAACACCATCACAACCCTTGATGTGAATGGATGTATTGGCATTAAG AGACGGAGTCGTGATGAATTGCTTCATTTGTTCCCATATCTGAAGTGCTTCAAAGTGCACAGCTAA
- the LOC133873207 gene encoding uncharacterized protein LOC133873207 yields MARSSFYKMLLMESYSDEELEIIANLAMEEEISTSHGRPKKRRTFIRRDRLQAGEDLFRDYFAEPPIYHHKYFRRRFRMSHDLFCRIQYAVEAKDPYFVQKRDGSQRLGLTSLQKITTAFRMLTYSVTADFMDEYLKIGETTVVKSLKRFVQAIISIFSEQYLRSPNNEDIARLLAEGKNRGFPGMLGSIDCMHWKWKNCPTSWQGMYSGHYHEPTIILEAVASYDLWIWHAFFDLSGSHNDINVLERSFIFSDLAQGRVPPVNYTVNGHNYNMGYYLADGIYPQWATFVKTISSPQGNKRKHFAAAQESARKDVERAFGVLQARFAIVRGPARFWKLETLKNIMMTCVILHNMIVKDERTNNIEEDFEYEQLNEPLEPVTLGATNDFSEFIRRHHFIRDRKTHSQLQLDLVENLWQLHSEA; encoded by the coding sequence atGGCTCGTTCTTCTTTTTACAAAATGCTTCTTATGGAGTCATACTCTGATGAAGAGTTGGAGATAATTGCAAATCTTgctatggaagaagaaataTCAACATCACATGGTCGTCCTAAAAAACGTCGCACATTCATCCGGCGTGACCGCTTGCAAGCTGGGGAAGATCTTTTTCGTGACTACTTTGCTGAACCACCAATATATCATCACAAATATTTTCGAAGGAGATTTCGAATGAGTCATGATCTTTTTTGCCGTATTCAATATGCGGTTGAAGCCAAAGATCCATATTTTGTCCAAAAAAGAGATGGTTCCCAAAGGCTCGGTCTTACTTCCCTTCAAAAGATTACCACCGCATTTAGGATGCTTACATATAGTGTTACAGCTGACTTTATGGACGAATACTTGAAGATTGGAGAAACCACTGTCGTTAAGAGTCttaaaaggtttgttcaagcaataatttcaattttttcagaaCAATACTTAAGGTCACCCAACAATGAAGACATCGCTAGATTGCTAGCGGAAGGCAAAAATCGTGGATTTCCAGGCATGTTGGGGAGCATTGATTGCATGCACTGGAAATGGAAAAACTGTCCAACTTCATGGCAAGGTATGTATTCTGGTCATTATCACGAACCAACTATTATTTTGGAAGCAGTGGCTTCATATGATCTTTGGATATGGCACgctttttttgatttatctgGATCTCATAATGATATAAACGTATTGGAAAGGTCATTTATATTTTCTGACCTCGCTCAAGGGCGTGTTCCTCCTGTTAACTACACCGTAAATGGTCATAACTATAATATGGGATACTACCTTGCTGATGGCATATATCCACAGTGGGCGACATTTGTGAAAACAATTTCATCTCCAcaaggaaataagagaaaacacttTGCTGCAGCCCAAGAGTCGGCAAGGAAAGATGTGGAGCGGGCATTTGGAGTACTTCAAGCACGATTTGCAATAGTACGTGGGCCTGCACGATTTTGGAAACTTGAAACGCTCAAAAACATTATGATGACATGTGTAATTCTACATAACATGATCGTTAAAGATGAGCGGACTAATAACATAGAAGAAGACTTTGAATATGAACAACTCAATGAACCACTTGAACCAGTGACACTCGGGGCTACAAATGACTTCAGTGAGTTCATTCGACGCCATCATTTCATTAGAGACAGGAAAACTCATTCTCAACTCCAGTTAGACCTTGTCGAGAACTTATGGCAACTACATAGCGAGGCATAG
- the LOC133872498 gene encoding protein WHAT'S THIS FACTOR 9, mitochondrial: MTFKIKHFLFSILKSQKPTPSEGPNLLLLPHQCHQCRGITKVRLKWVKNRGLDHIIDTETDLKAACLLKDAIKRSPIGFLTAKSVADWQKLLGLTVPVLRFLRRYPTLFHEFPHTRYANFPCFKLTDTALLLDSQEQTIHQDRESDTVERLCRLLMMMKTRTVELQSLYPLKWDLGLPDDFAKVLVPKYPDHFRFIKASNGVACLRLAEWREEFAASALERNSESSKLGQEYRQFKRGQTALAFPMSFPRGYGAQKKVKSWMEEFQKLPYISPYGDSRNIDPNSDLMEKRVVGVLHEMLSLTIHKKTKRNYLRSLREELNLPHKFTRIFTRYPGIFYLSLKCKTTTVALREGYRRGKLVDPHPLVRAREKFYHVMRTGLLYRGKGINLLPQQDILLDMEDETEQEGSEAEENEAGDECYEEEISEVEEGSDDE, encoded by the coding sequence ATGACcttcaaaatcaaacacttCCTCTTCTCAATCCTAAAATCCCAAAAGCCCACCCCATCTGAGGGCCccaaccttcttcttcttcctcaccaATGCCACCAGTGCCGAGGCATAACCAAGGTCCGTCTCAAATGGGTCAAGAACCGAGGCCTGGACCACATCATCGACACCGAGACTGATCTCAAGGCCGCATGCCTCCTCAAGGACGCTATCAAGCGCTCCCCAATCGGTTTCCTCACTGCCAAGTCCGTCGCCGATTGGCAAAAGCTTCTTGGCCTCACCGTCCCCGTTCTCCGCTTCTTGCGCAGGTACCCTACTCTCTTTCACGAATTCCCTCACACCCGTTACGCCAATTTTCCTTGCTTTAAGTTAACAGACACTGCATTATTGTTAGACTCACAAGAGCAAACTATTCACCAAGACCGTGAGAGTGATACTGTGGAGAGGCTCTGTAGATTGCTTATGATGATGAAAACTAGGACTGTAGAGTTGCAATCTTTGTATCCGTTGAAATGGGATCTGGGTTTGCCAGATGATTTTGCTAAAGTATTGGTTCCAAAATACCCGGATCATTTTCGATTCATTAAGGCCTCGAATGGGGTCGCGTGCTTGCGACTCGCAGAATGGCGAGAGGAATTCGCGGCCTCGGCATTAGAGAGGAATAGTGAGAGTAGTAAATTGGGTCAAGAGTATAGGCAATTCAAGAGGGGGCAAACGGCATTGGCATTCCCCATGAGTTTTCCGAGGGGTTATGGGGCACAGAAGAAGGTGAAGTCATGGATGGAGGAGTTTCAGAAGTTACCATACATTTCACCGTATGGGGATTCTAGAAATATTGATCCTAATAGTGATCTTATGGAGAAACGAGTTGTTGGGGTTTTGCATGAGATGTTGAGCTTGACTATTCACAAAAAGACTAAAAGGAACTACCTCAGAAGCTTGAGGGAGGAACTGAATCTTCCACATAAGTTTACTCGAATATTTACAAGGTATCCGGGAATTTTCTACCTGTCATTAAAGTGTAAAACAACGACTGTGGCTCTTAGAGAAGGGTACCGCCGGGGAAAACTTGTGGACCCACATCCTCTTGTGCGTGCCAGGGAGAAGTTTTATCATGTTATGAGAACGGGGCTTCTTTATCGTGGTAAAGGTATAAACTTGCTACCTCAGCAAGACATTTTACTTGATATGGAAGATGAGACAGAACAAGAAGGTTCTGAGGCAGAAGAGAATGAAGCAGGTGATGAGTGCTATGAGGAGGAAATTTCAGAGGTGGAGGAAGGGTCTGATGATGAGTAG